A single Paenibacillus sp. FSL R5-0517 DNA region contains:
- a CDS encoding histidine kinase has translation MSSKITRWTLRSKFILILLLFGVLPMIVIGWAGYNASKRTIIHQAMEIQSRLLEQTVASLNSELSMYQMLAGSFGQEESVRQMLDPESSPDDLKRYIKEWDMFNQLMSKLVFSKFEKTPSILIYGYNRKVFTSWGADGSRLVDYLDSKAEFKKVLQAGSSERFVWVTPHLAFDPSSATEPMLTYEAGYTDIETGTEWGKIMISSSVAALVDDLASNNQFIIAKTDGSLVYSPPKATAPVAILQEAVSADYGKVTTVLNQGKSMDNSLYISAKLLNDWVVVKEIPYQNFLSELGQIRNILLVVIGLCALLSILLGHLFTGRILRPIKQMVRVMRRIGSGEWTHVPLIRTDPELDMLQRSFLSMTSDLKELHERMEMEQRQKLELELQTLQSQIQPHMIKNTLAVISGLALHGQMEQIREVVHALGYFLSSKIYPENPLVTVEEELDALQHYLTIMRIRYPDRIHVLIDVPDALLGQHIPRFTLQPLVENSIYHGMYGEAAIHIWIQAYDISDTFTITVSDNGAGTASRPLEATVEVKNIEQMQTYSGIGLSNIQQRIALYFGGAGTLQFESSPGSGAQVEISLPKRQ, from the coding sequence GTGAGTTCAAAAATTACCAGATGGACCCTGCGATCCAAATTTATCTTGATCTTGCTGCTCTTTGGTGTGCTTCCCATGATTGTTATCGGCTGGGCTGGTTATAATGCCTCCAAACGTACAATCATTCACCAGGCTATGGAAATCCAGTCTCGTTTACTCGAACAGACAGTTGCCTCTCTAAACAGTGAGCTGTCCATGTACCAGATGCTTGCTGGATCGTTCGGGCAGGAGGAAAGCGTCCGCCAGATGCTTGATCCAGAATCTTCACCAGACGATCTAAAGCGGTACATCAAGGAATGGGATATGTTCAATCAATTGATGAGCAAACTAGTCTTTTCCAAATTCGAAAAAACGCCCTCCATCCTAATTTACGGCTATAACCGTAAAGTGTTCACAAGTTGGGGGGCGGACGGCAGCAGGCTAGTCGACTATCTCGACAGCAAGGCGGAGTTCAAAAAAGTTTTGCAAGCCGGAAGCAGCGAACGGTTCGTGTGGGTAACTCCGCATCTGGCGTTCGATCCGTCAAGCGCGACTGAGCCTATGCTCACTTATGAGGCCGGATATACGGATATAGAGACCGGCACAGAGTGGGGGAAGATAATGATTTCGAGTTCTGTGGCGGCCTTGGTAGACGATCTTGCTTCAAATAACCAGTTTATCATCGCGAAAACGGATGGGTCGCTGGTATATTCTCCCCCAAAAGCAACCGCGCCTGTTGCAATCCTCCAAGAAGCGGTCTCAGCGGATTACGGTAAAGTCACCACCGTACTGAATCAGGGTAAGAGCATGGATAATTCTCTCTATATATCCGCCAAGCTTCTGAATGATTGGGTCGTCGTCAAGGAGATTCCCTATCAGAATTTCCTGTCCGAACTTGGACAAATCCGCAACATTCTGTTAGTGGTCATCGGACTCTGCGCATTACTTTCCATCCTACTCGGACACTTGTTCACCGGCCGAATTCTGCGGCCGATTAAGCAGATGGTCCGTGTCATGAGAAGGATCGGGTCAGGAGAATGGACGCATGTTCCGCTGATTCGCACCGATCCTGAGCTTGATATGCTCCAGCGTTCATTCCTAAGCATGACCTCCGATTTGAAGGAATTGCATGAGCGTATGGAGATGGAGCAGCGACAGAAGCTAGAGCTAGAGTTGCAAACACTGCAATCGCAAATTCAGCCCCATATGATTAAGAATACACTGGCGGTGATCAGTGGGCTGGCGTTACACGGACAGATGGAGCAGATCCGTGAGGTCGTCCATGCTCTGGGATACTTTCTATCATCAAAAATATATCCGGAGAACCCGCTCGTGACTGTTGAAGAGGAACTGGATGCACTGCAGCATTACCTGACCATTATGCGGATTCGCTACCCGGACCGCATTCATGTCCTGATTGATGTACCAGACGCACTGCTTGGGCAGCACATTCCCCGCTTTACTTTGCAGCCGCTGGTGGAGAACAGTATCTATCACGGTATGTACGGCGAGGCGGCCATTCATATCTGGATACAGGCTTATGATATATCCGACACCTTCACCATCACCGTATCCGACAACGGAGCCGGTACAGCCAGTCGTCCACTCGAAGCGACCGTAGAAGTGAAGAACATAGAGCAGATGCAAACATATTCCGGTATTGGGTTGTCCAATATTCAGCAACGCATTGCCCTGTATTTCGGTGGAGCAGGAACCTTGCAATTCGAAAGCTCTCCAGGATCCGGCGCTCAGGTGGAGATATCGCTGCCGAAGCGACAATAA
- a CDS encoding NAD(P)/FAD-dependent oxidoreductase encodes MNEQLELYDVTIIGGGPAGMYTAFYSGMRDLKTKLIEAKDELGGRMLIYPEKMIWDVGGFTPILCEKLITQLSEQAKTFDPTIVFGQHIVGLEKQADSTYILEAATGEKHWTRTVILAISRGILRMAKLELEGAERYEVSNLHYTVQELEPFRGKRILISGGGNSAVDWANELVSIAAQVTVVHRRDHFGGHEKNVVRMKESSADVLTPYEVTQLYSGNGKAIERVTIAHIESGDSHELEVDEVIVNHGLKSDFTGIKDWGLDMDDWNIFVSPKLETNLPGIFGAGDFANYDSKLNLIAGAFTDAALALNSAKQYLDPEAPRMAYVSSHNERFKERNKALGVATE; translated from the coding sequence TTGAACGAGCAGCTTGAATTATACGATGTGACAATTATCGGCGGTGGTCCTGCGGGAATGTATACTGCTTTTTACAGTGGAATGCGTGATTTGAAGACGAAGTTAATAGAAGCGAAAGACGAGCTGGGAGGGCGGATGCTCATTTATCCCGAGAAAATGATCTGGGATGTTGGAGGATTTACCCCAATCCTATGCGAGAAGTTAATCACCCAATTATCGGAGCAGGCAAAAACGTTCGACCCAACGATTGTATTCGGCCAGCACATTGTCGGATTGGAGAAACAAGCGGATTCGACTTACATTCTGGAGGCGGCAACAGGGGAGAAACACTGGACACGCACAGTCATTCTGGCGATTAGTCGCGGCATTCTGCGAATGGCTAAGCTGGAACTGGAAGGGGCTGAGCGCTACGAGGTGTCCAATCTGCATTATACGGTGCAGGAACTGGAGCCTTTTAGAGGAAAACGAATACTTATTTCGGGAGGGGGAAATTCCGCTGTCGATTGGGCGAACGAGCTGGTGTCCATCGCTGCTCAGGTGACGGTCGTACATCGACGGGACCACTTTGGCGGACACGAAAAAAACGTTGTTCGAATGAAGGAGTCCTCCGCCGATGTGCTTACGCCATATGAAGTTACGCAATTATATAGCGGCAATGGAAAGGCAATTGAACGGGTGACGATTGCCCACATCGAATCAGGGGACTCGCACGAGCTAGAAGTTGACGAGGTCATCGTCAACCACGGACTGAAATCCGATTTTACAGGGATTAAGGATTGGGGACTGGATATGGATGACTGGAACATATTTGTTAGCCCAAAACTTGAGACCAACTTGCCGGGCATTTTCGGGGCAGGCGACTTTGCCAATTACGACAGCAAGCTCAACCTGATTGCAGGGGCATTCACCGATGCAGCTCTAGCCCTTAACAGCGCCAAACAATATTTAGATCCCGAAGCGCCGAGAATGGCTTATGTATCGTCACATAACGAGAGGTTTAAAGAGCGGAACAAAGCGCTTGGGGTAGCCACTGAATAG
- a CDS encoding helix-turn-helix domain-containing protein, with amino-acid sequence MSIRTMLVEDEWLIREALLRTVPWEQYGFEIAGQASNGRDALEMFIQLQPDVVITDIRMPGMDGLELIGCIREISPTVLICILSSHTDFGLARQGIRYGVFEYLDKLNLSSGEVEHCLERLYDTFHKKLSEQRGGTSLLVASRPEVRILELQSPSAWLKQFRLSARECAGWRWIIMLIDREIWGQTDIHAWLEWFPYPAVIAERRLFVDTEQRLHLILEDEIEAPHLLLERYEDTGILISSRVAGPNEWEKAYREAEELQADLFYTGWNHMVDYEHKRIYQMSVTVLQAEQEENLIALLAGGNANAIMDCLDQLMQDAERRSVHPKRLVQALTMLLTRNIPGRYFHREHIAAWGETISLAHSCTTARQFMERMSAALRTVMQDNERSVTIDVELAIRYVQQHYPEKITLGRLAGAVHLNPNYFSTLFKEQTGETPMSFVAGFRVEKAKELLRRREGSIQEIAEQVGLHNLSHFSRVFKKMTGKTPSEYRGDL; translated from the coding sequence ATGTCCATTCGAACGATGCTGGTAGAAGATGAGTGGCTAATTAGAGAGGCGCTGCTAAGAACAGTACCCTGGGAGCAATACGGATTTGAGATTGCGGGCCAGGCAAGTAATGGAAGAGACGCACTCGAAATGTTCATCCAGCTACAGCCGGATGTTGTGATTACGGATATTCGCATGCCGGGAATGGACGGGCTGGAACTGATCGGCTGTATCCGCGAGATATCACCGACAGTGCTGATTTGTATACTTAGCAGTCATACCGACTTTGGACTCGCTAGGCAAGGCATACGCTACGGTGTGTTTGAGTATTTGGACAAACTTAATCTATCATCTGGAGAGGTTGAACACTGCCTAGAGCGGCTATATGATACCTTTCACAAGAAGCTTTCCGAGCAACGCGGGGGGACCAGTTTACTGGTAGCATCACGGCCTGAAGTCCGGATCCTTGAGCTTCAGTCTCCATCCGCCTGGCTGAAACAGTTCAGGTTAAGTGCGCGGGAGTGCGCAGGCTGGAGATGGATTATTATGCTGATAGATCGGGAAATATGGGGGCAGACGGATATTCACGCTTGGCTGGAGTGGTTTCCCTATCCGGCCGTCATTGCGGAGAGGCGATTGTTCGTTGACACCGAGCAGCGACTGCATCTGATTCTCGAGGACGAGATTGAAGCGCCGCACTTGCTGCTAGAGCGCTATGAAGATACGGGCATACTGATCAGTTCCAGAGTAGCCGGACCGAACGAGTGGGAGAAGGCATACCGTGAAGCTGAGGAATTGCAGGCGGACTTATTCTATACGGGCTGGAACCATATGGTCGATTATGAGCACAAGCGTATATATCAAATGTCCGTCACGGTACTTCAGGCTGAACAGGAGGAAAATCTGATTGCTTTGCTGGCGGGCGGCAATGCGAATGCCATCATGGATTGTTTAGATCAGTTGATGCAGGACGCCGAGCGGCGTAGCGTTCATCCTAAGCGGCTGGTTCAGGCGCTAACGATGCTGCTCACGCGGAATATTCCCGGCAGATATTTTCATCGTGAGCATATTGCAGCTTGGGGGGAAACCATCAGCCTTGCCCATTCCTGTACAACCGCCAGACAATTCATGGAGCGTATGTCAGCTGCCTTAAGGACCGTTATGCAGGATAATGAACGTTCGGTGACCATAGATGTAGAATTGGCGATCCGCTATGTGCAGCAACATTATCCAGAGAAGATAACGCTTGGGCGCTTGGCCGGTGCTGTTCATTTGAATCCAAATTATTTCTCCACGCTGTTTAAGGAACAGACTGGAGAGACGCCTATGTCCTTCGTAGCTGGCTTTCGGGTGGAAAAGGCAAAAGAGCTGCTCAGGCGCAGGGAAGGAAGCATACAGGAGATTGCAGAGCAGGTAGGTCTGCATAATCTCAGTCATTTCTCACGGGTATTCAAAAAAATGACAGGAAAAACGCCCTCAGAATACCGCGGGGATCTGTAA
- a CDS encoding family 16 glycosylhydrolase, whose amino-acid sequence MNTSHFREKRFMKKVLGMLLVVVMLASIGILPASKVQAAGTTVTSMEYFSPADGPVISKSGVGKASYGFVMPKFNGGSATWNDVYSDVGVNVKVGSNWVDIDQAGGYIYNQNWGHWSDGGFNGYWFTLSATTEIQLYSKANGVKLEYQLVFQNINKTTITAMNATQGPQITAGFTGGAGFTYPTFNNNPAVTYEAVADDLKVYVKPVNSSTWIDIDNNAASGWIYDQNFGQFTDGGGGYWFNVTESINVKLESKTSSANLVYTITFNEPTRNSYVITPYEGTTFTADANGSIGVPLPKIDGGAPIAKELGNFVYQININGQWVDLSNASQSKFAYSGNGYNNMSDANQWGYWADYVYGLWFQPIQENMQIRIGYPLNGQAGGSIGNNFVNYTFIGNPNAPRPDISDQEDISIGTPTNPAIAGMNLIWQDEFNGTTLDTSKWNYETGYYLNNDPGTWGWGNAELQHYTNSTQNVYVQDGKLNIKAMNDSKSFPQDPNRYAQYSSGKINTKDKLSLKYGRVDFRAKLPTGDGIWPALWMLPQNSVYGTWAASGEIDVMEARGRLPGSVSGTIHFGGQWPANQYSGGDYHFPAGQTFANDYHVYSVVWEEDNIKWYVDGKFYYKVTNEQWYSAAAPNNPNAPFDEPFYLIMNLAVGGNFDGGRTLFDVTGNIEALLVAEPDLIIGAGEVDAEQYELYSKVAPTFRLPDDVLSDSRKTLTLIADLLGLSEKAEQVIADYDAHIADVKAKLNSAIGDEKIVVLRMNVADKSINIFGIHNTFVGEILYKELGLKAPAFAEAMTEGNIVLSNEVIPELDADHIILLPSNGTWEEESNAKALEEMKANSLWQTVPAFKNGHVYPVERSYWQTGAITANGLKMDDLLRLLAP is encoded by the coding sequence ATGAATACATCTCACTTTAGGGAGAAACGGTTTATGAAAAAGGTACTCGGTATGTTGCTTGTGGTTGTGATGCTGGCTAGTATTGGCATACTTCCGGCTTCAAAGGTTCAGGCAGCGGGAACTACCGTAACCTCAATGGAGTACTTCTCACCCGCAGACGGGCCTGTTATTTCAAAATCAGGTGTTGGGAAGGCCAGCTACGGATTTGTTATGCCTAAGTTCAATGGTGGCTCCGCGACATGGAATGATGTTTACAGTGATGTAGGCGTTAATGTGAAAGTGGGCAGCAACTGGGTTGATATCGACCAGGCAGGCGGATATATCTATAACCAAAACTGGGGGCACTGGAGCGATGGCGGATTCAATGGCTATTGGTTCACACTCTCCGCAACAACCGAGATTCAACTGTACTCCAAAGCAAATGGTGTGAAGCTGGAGTATCAACTTGTATTTCAAAACATCAACAAAACAACCATCACAGCGATGAATGCAACACAAGGTCCACAGATCACAGCAGGCTTCACCGGCGGTGCAGGTTTTACATATCCAACGTTCAACAATAATCCTGCGGTCACTTATGAAGCTGTTGCGGATGATTTGAAGGTATATGTCAAACCTGTAAACAGCAGCACGTGGATTGATATTGACAATAACGCAGCCAGCGGCTGGATCTACGATCAAAATTTTGGCCAATTCACGGATGGCGGCGGTGGATACTGGTTTAACGTAACGGAGTCGATCAATGTCAAATTGGAATCAAAGACTTCTTCGGCTAACCTTGTTTATACCATTACGTTTAATGAACCTACAAGAAATTCATATGTCATTACGCCATACGAAGGAACAACCTTCACAGCAGATGCGAATGGTTCCATTGGGGTTCCGCTTCCGAAAATTGATGGGGGGGCGCCAATCGCCAAGGAACTGGGCAATTTTGTATACCAAATTAACATCAATGGACAATGGGTTGATTTGAGTAACGCCAGCCAGAGCAAATTTGCATACTCCGGTAATGGGTACAACAATATGTCCGATGCCAACCAGTGGGGATACTGGGCCGATTACGTCTATGGCCTGTGGTTCCAGCCGATCCAGGAAAATATGCAGATTCGTATCGGCTATCCACTGAACGGTCAGGCGGGCGGAAGTATTGGCAACAACTTCGTCAACTATACCTTTATCGGCAATCCCAATGCTCCGCGTCCGGATATATCTGACCAAGAGGATATCTCCATCGGAACGCCAACCAACCCGGCTATCGCGGGCATGAACCTCATCTGGCAGGATGAGTTTAACGGAACTACGCTGGATACAAGTAAATGGAACTATGAAACAGGATATTATCTCAACAACGATCCCGGTACATGGGGGTGGGGTAATGCAGAGCTACAGCACTACACGAATAGCACCCAAAATGTATATGTACAGGACGGAAAGCTGAATATCAAAGCTATGAACGACAGCAAATCTTTCCCGCAGGACCCTAATCGGTATGCACAGTATTCTTCTGGAAAGATTAACACCAAGGATAAACTGTCCTTGAAGTACGGCAGAGTCGATTTTCGTGCCAAACTTCCTACCGGTGATGGCATATGGCCAGCACTGTGGATGCTTCCACAAAACTCGGTATATGGTACTTGGGCTGCATCAGGTGAAATTGATGTGATGGAAGCGAGAGGCCGTCTGCCTGGATCCGTAAGCGGTACCATACACTTTGGTGGACAATGGCCCGCGAACCAGTATTCGGGCGGCGATTATCACTTCCCGGCAGGGCAAACTTTTGCCAATGATTATCATGTATACTCAGTAGTCTGGGAAGAGGACAACATTAAATGGTATGTAGACGGCAAGTTTTACTATAAAGTCACTAACGAGCAGTGGTATTCCGCAGCTGCACCGAACAATCCGAATGCACCTTTCGATGAGCCGTTCTACCTCATTATGAACCTGGCAGTCGGCGGAAACTTTGACGGCGGCCGCACGTTGTTCGATGTGACCGGAAATATCGAGGCTTTGCTCGTGGCCGAGCCAGACTTAATCATTGGCGCCGGAGAGGTCGATGCAGAACAATACGAGCTTTATTCCAAGGTTGCACCGACGTTTCGCTTGCCGGACGACGTACTTTCGGATTCGCGCAAAACATTGACCTTAATTGCTGATTTGCTTGGTCTCAGCGAGAAGGCAGAACAGGTTATTGCCGATTATGATGCTCACATTGCCGATGTAAAAGCAAAGTTGAACTCAGCGATCGGCGATGAGAAGATTGTTGTTCTGCGGATGAACGTCGCGGACAAATCGATCAATATTTTCGGCATCCATAACACGTTTGTCGGAGAAATCTTGTATAAGGAACTTGGGCTGAAGGCTCCCGCATTTGCCGAGGCAATGACGGAGGGCAACATCGTCTTGTCGAATGAGGTTATTCCGGAACTTGACGCGGACCATATTATTTTGCTGCCGTCCAACGGAACATGGGAGGAAGAGAGTAACGCAAAAGCGCTTGAAGAAATGAAGGCCAATTCGTTATGGCAGACGGTTCCTGCATTTAAGAACGGCCATGTATATCCCGTTGAGAGATCGTATTGGCAGACGGGAGCCATTACAGCCAACGGGCTGAAGATGGATGATTTGCTTCGATTGCTTGCCCCATAA
- a CDS encoding AraC family transcriptional regulator translates to MDIEEGKQAWTAPSVQYVLRSIRFFVVGEQVETSDWDGEDEDRNRNDKEGFELFFLMNGTGQGKCYLQDADTAFSIDQQVINCSYYRVCFTMIGNDEASSLLPDKQELACTPFAKAMELLDELYGLSGATGELELFQRYVKFQELLLFLFRQNAPATEDKGTDIERHGVERSIRHIHEYYSELLTVEELASIAGIDRWKYTRLFKEVTGQVPLQYLNEVRISQAKKWLACADDRLLDIALNAGFNNEYYFSRRFKQTVGISPGQYRRSRKGELRVVAPYLEDFLVALGMQPIVQYRHEKWGKQEYLGLNHIPTFDENSGNFDELTYYKPDLIMLADRYEQQQYSQYRRISNTCILREQTTNWRTLLSTVADYFGRMELADDAIANYAFKARNASHMLNQLMKGETVAFLRISADQIIQYTEEGQGFVSTVLYGDVGLRAHSAVGIASKSNKPGMFTLSVEELSTLTADHLFITFDKWHSQEEGMERVLLEQPEWRDLPAVRNNCVYEVDFLTWMNNGIISNGKKIDDILRSLA, encoded by the coding sequence ATGGATATTGAAGAGGGCAAACAAGCGTGGACGGCTCCTTCAGTTCAATATGTGCTACGATCGATCCGCTTTTTTGTAGTGGGCGAACAAGTAGAGACGAGTGACTGGGACGGCGAAGACGAGGATCGAAACCGAAACGACAAAGAAGGTTTTGAACTCTTCTTTCTCATGAATGGAACCGGTCAGGGAAAATGCTATTTACAGGATGCTGACACAGCTTTCTCTATTGATCAACAGGTCATAAACTGCAGCTATTACCGAGTGTGCTTCACAATGATCGGCAATGATGAAGCTTCAAGTTTGCTGCCGGACAAGCAAGAGCTTGCATGCACACCCTTCGCGAAAGCGATGGAGCTGCTTGATGAGTTATATGGACTTAGCGGAGCGACAGGCGAGCTGGAGCTGTTCCAACGATATGTTAAATTCCAAGAGCTGTTGCTCTTTCTATTCCGCCAAAATGCACCTGCAACTGAAGATAAAGGAACGGATATCGAGCGTCACGGGGTAGAGCGCAGTATACGGCACATCCATGAATATTACAGTGAGCTTCTGACCGTCGAGGAGCTGGCTTCCATTGCAGGCATTGATCGCTGGAAGTATACTCGCCTGTTCAAAGAGGTTACGGGTCAAGTACCGCTTCAGTACTTGAATGAAGTACGGATTAGTCAAGCCAAAAAGTGGCTGGCATGCGCCGATGACAGACTGCTCGATATTGCGCTCAATGCAGGATTCAACAATGAATATTATTTCAGTCGTCGTTTCAAGCAGACGGTAGGCATCTCGCCCGGACAATACCGCCGAAGCCGCAAGGGAGAGCTTAGAGTAGTGGCACCGTATCTGGAGGATTTTCTCGTTGCGCTGGGTATGCAACCGATCGTCCAATATCGACATGAGAAATGGGGAAAACAAGAGTATCTAGGTTTAAACCACATTCCGACGTTCGACGAGAATAGCGGCAACTTTGACGAGCTTACCTATTATAAGCCGGATCTGATAATGCTTGCGGATCGTTACGAGCAACAACAATATTCTCAGTACCGACGTATATCCAACACGTGCATCCTGCGAGAGCAGACCACGAATTGGCGTACGCTGCTGAGTACCGTCGCCGATTATTTTGGCCGGATGGAGTTGGCCGACGATGCGATTGCAAATTATGCTTTCAAAGCACGGAACGCGAGCCATATGCTGAATCAGCTTATGAAAGGTGAAACAGTCGCTTTTTTGCGTATCTCGGCGGACCAGATCATCCAATATACAGAAGAAGGACAAGGTTTTGTTTCAACGGTGCTCTATGGTGATGTTGGCTTACGCGCCCATTCCGCAGTAGGTATAGCCTCAAAATCGAATAAGCCGGGTATGTTCACTCTCTCTGTAGAGGAACTGAGTACGTTAACCGCGGACCATCTGTTCATTACTTTTGATAAGTGGCATAGCCAAGAAGAAGGGATGGAAAGGGTCCTGCTGGAACAGCCAGAGTGGCGCGATCTTCCCGCTGTAAGAAACAACTGCGTATATGAGGTAGATTTTCTAACTTGGATGAATAACGGTATTATTTCTAACGGCAAAAAAATAGATGATATCCTGCGATCGTTAGCATAA